The genomic region TAGATAGTGGTTCGAGCTCCGAACATGTAAATTTTGGTTTCAAAAACTTTATTCCAAGATGCTGCTTTTTCCTCAAAAGAGGGATATCAGAGCTTGAGTTGTCCTTTTCTTTGCTGCTGCGGTAATTTCTTACCTAAGGCTGTTCTTTAGGCATTTCATCTTCTGTTCAGTGATGTAACCTTTGGGATTTTTTTGTGGATTTGGGGCATGCTTTGGGGCTTTAGTTGCACTGCAGCACCATATGTACAGAAATTATTGTTGTCGTTAGTTAGTTCCTTGTAAAATTCTGATAGTACTATGattctttttccttccttttgaGAAATGAAGATATGCTTGATTTTGTTTCCTTTTATGTAATTCATGCTGTTCTATAGTTTTATACCTGTATTATTTATAGCCTGAGTGTTGATAAAAACGTAAAAACGTAAAATGTCAAGCATCTGCAAGGTTCAAAAATAAAAGCCATTAGAACATCCTGTCTCTGTAAGACGCCAAATACGAGTCAGGTTTATTAGAGAACATATAGACTGGCTTAAGTCTGTTTGGTACCTACCTAAAAATTAACCTCACTAAAGTAAAAAGACAGATTTCAGCGGCATGGAACATATTTCCGTGTAAACTATGACCTAAAGCCATGGAAAATGGCAAAGTTTTTGTCTGGATATATTTTGCAAGCGATGTTAACAGTTGATCACAATTTCAAGCTCTATTCAAGAAGATTCAAACAGACCTCATTAAGCCATTGTCTTAACCACAACATGGTATACCATTAGATTGAAACACCTTTCAGGTGTGCTTTGATATAGTTTCATCTTCCAAACATTTTATCCTTTTTACAGTACTCTTGTCCCTCTGATTCAAGGCAGGCTTTGTTAATCTGCCATTCATGTAAAATAAATGCATGGAACCAGTATCCTCATCAAGAAGTTTGCAAGCACAACACAAGATTTCAAAACCAGGAGAGATTACTTATCAAACTGTTGCAGCTCAATTCCCCAGGTTGATGCTAACTGCAATAGAAGTTGGTCAGGTGCCACACCTTCCCAATCCTCAGGTGGATCCAATGTGGAAGCTGCCTCATGCAAATTCAACAAAAGCTCTTTCTTCAACTCCGTAGAAATACCCAGTGCATCAGGTCCATTTTCTAACACAACTTCTACCAGCTGAAAAAGTCGTAGGAGAAAAATGAGTAAtttgaaactttgagaaagaaaaTGTCCAACTAAATCAGCTTTAATGTCCAActaaatcagctttaactaaaatGATCAAGGATTAAAAACCTATACCTGTTGAATCCAGGATAGACAAATATCAAACAATTCCTGCTCCAGAAGAAATTGCACAATAGCATGCAAGGCCTCATTTGCTAACTCCTTTGATAGTTGGTCAACCACAGGGCCCGATCTATCCATTAGTTTTATAAGCAAGAGATCATCCCCTGTAGACAGAACCTCAGCATAAGCAGAATCCATATCACCTACTTGAAGGGCATGCATTGCATTGCTCCAAGAAGTCCATATAGGATCTCGCTCCGGTCCAACATTATCATCTCCAACAGCTTCAGCAATCAATTCAGGAGCACGTCCTGTTCGCGATGCTCCACCATCCTCACCAGCTACACGAATTGCTTCCAAGGTAGCTTCATCCTTTGATGCTTGCCAGACACTTCTAGCAGAAGGCCCTTCATCAAGCCTCACAGGACCGGGACCTTTATCCCAAGCCCTCCTGCCACCAACCTGATCACTCTCATGTTCTGATTTGGGTGATCTACCATCCAGGCCGCTGCTAGCTGGATCTCTTCTTGATGCAATTTGCTCATTCCTGGAAGCACCGAATGCAGGGAAATCCCAATCATCAGAAATTTCAGATCTCCAAGAAGGTCCCCTTCCACGTCTGCCTGGAGCAGTTCCATCAGATTGCGCAAACCTCTCTCCATATGGGATTCGTCCATTGAACTTAGAACTATAGTCAGAGAAGCCATTATATTTCCCTAAAGGTCTGTTAGACGATCCCTCAAACCCCGGCATAAAATTACTGCTTCTGCCTGAAGATATTGATAAATCCCTAACCATGTCTTCAACAATTCTCTCAAGACCCCTAACTCTGTTTTCTAAAGTTACCCTGCTATGATGAGAACCACCCATAAAATCCTGCAACATAACAACGAATCTTATTGATCAGAAAAGCATTCACTAGGATCCTAAATTCAGAGTTCAGAAATACCTGCAACATGTTCATGAGATTCGCTTGTTGTCTCTCAAGCTGCAATAGCTGCCTCTGAATAGCCAACCAATTTCCTTTGTTGCTGATGAATGACCCTTCAGACTGTCCATCCACCTTTGAGCAACCCAAACGATTTCCAGATTGCTCTCTTTGATTTACATCTATCGTGCCATCAGCCTCAAATGCCCTTGTTCTTAGGTCTTTCCCATTTATCTTCTCTTCAGGCCATTTATCCCGCACATCAGCAGCTCCACTCTCCATGTTATGGTCTTTGCAGTTGGAAGATGCATGAAAGTCATCTGTCTGGCTGTTTCCTAGACAATTCAATCTTCTTCTTGCATCTGGATCATGCGGTTCTGATTCTTCCTCACCCTTCATGTTTGAAGAATTACAGTATCTGCGAGGAACAACTACTTCAACTGGCAAATCACCAGAACCCCTCGATTCAAGTTTCTGGAAGAATTCAGGATTTAAGTCTTTGTCCGTTAATGCAGGTGCTTTCTTCTTTAAAATTACAACTGCTTTTTCAGGAATGCTTCCACCTTTGCCTTTCGAAACAGAATCAGAAGTAGGGGAAAGATTATTAGATGAATCCTTCGCTGATGGGTCATTTTTTTTACCACCAGCATTTGGGTGTTTCAAGCCATTCTTTTGTGATGATTCAGTAGTTTGAGTATTGTCACCATCTACAGAATTAATTGAAATAAGTTTATCCAAAAGAAGTAATAAACATCTGGAGGACAAGCGATAAAACTTAGAAGCACATAACAAACATACTTACCACGAGATGAGGCTTTCTGGTAATCTGCAGCTTCAGCATCCCCTTTCCCTGCAATCTTCTTCCATAATTGCAATGCTTCTGTCATGGCATCTCTCACAGGTTTTATCTGTTTAACCAATTATTAAGCATTATTCAACACAATAAAATTTCCATAAATCAGTGTTGAGTAATACCATATATGTTCCCTTAGAAGAGATGGGAGTGATGGATAACCACTGATGAACAATATCATTCAGAGGACCACAATGCTCGAGTTATATTGATTAGTAATGAATCAGACAAGTCCCCTGCCTTCCTCAATCATAATGTACAAACTGAAAGTCCCTTTGAAACCATTTCAGAAAGCAGGAATTCATCTAGCCCAACATTATCTACTTCCCTAAAAACGTATTCTATCCCCACAAAAAGGAAATTTAGGTTGAGAAAAAGCCCATAACTTGCACCATCTCAATAGACCAGATCCATTcatgaaaagaagaaaagaagtagATGGTCTTGGACCAGTGATGTCTACATAATATCAAAATTTGGTAACCACAGATTTGTATATGACATTGAGTGCAGGCATAAAAACATTATATGAAAGAAAAATGGCTCTAGAAAACTACCCTATCAAATCGGCAATCCTCCAGTAATGTTATCGTTGAAGATGCTCTATCTGCAATCAAGTTGCTTGAATGTAGTGCCAAGGCACTTAAAGCATCAGAAGCTGCCTTCCGAGTCACCCAGTCTGTGCTCCCAAGGCATTCATGGATGCTTTGCAGTAAAGGTTCCAAGCTCTGCAGGGCAATCGCTCCCACCTGCAACCAGGTAATCATAATTTTCACAGAACTTAAGTTTGTTCTTTTTTTGTGAAATTCTTCAAACATACTAAAATGTATTTCCCATCTAGCTACCTAACTTCCTCTATTAAAACATAACAAGGTGGACATTATCAGCTGCCCTTGAACATCAACAAAACAAACAACACAAACCATCAATATCCTAGAACAATGTACATAATCAAAATCAAGCCAAAAACAACTACATGCCAAACCTGAGACAAACTCGCCACTACTGGCAAAAGGGAAGCCTTAGCCAAAAAATTCTGGTTATTCAACAGCTTGCAGATCCTTGGACACAGCTTGTGAAAAGCAGCCAAAGGAGGGTCAGAAGCACATTCCACCATCTTAGCCATACATGTTGCCGCACCAGATTGCACCCCTTTATTCTGTTCTCCCATTGCTTCGAACAATGGCTTTACAAACAATCCCACCACAGTCCCCCCATTCTCCCCTTTCAAATACTGCCCTGAAAGGGCCCCAATCGAATCGCGACAAGCATCTTTCACACCTGAATCAGCATCTTTCAGCCTTTTAACAATGTGGGCAACGATTTTAGCCAAATGGGAGACTGCTAATTCACCGTGGCAATTACATAGCACTGACAGTAACCTTAAGGATTCTTTTTTCACAGCTGGTTTTGGATCGTTGGAAGAATCAAAAAGGCAATTGAGTAACATAGGAAGGGATTCATGGGAAATAGATTGGATTATCGTTTCAAGATCTTCAACGGCAATCTGGTAAGTATCACGGTCAGAGAGCTTGGAAAGTGAGGTTAGAATCCTTTGCTTTTGTTCCACCATTGCAAGATGAGAAGAAAGTGAAGAGGGTTTTGGAGGGTTTGAAGGAGGAGGTAAAGTTAAAGCCTTTGAAGGCTTTGTTGACTTGGCTGGCTGGGAATTACTCATTTCAAAACAATGAGAAGAAAAACGATGGGGTTTTGAAGAAATGGGATTTCAAAGATTGAAACAAAGGGAAAATTTTGAGGAAATGAAGCTGTAAAGATTGAAGCAAATAAGGATTGAAGCAAAGAGGAAGTTGTGAATGGGATTTTTTAGGAAATTAAATTGTTTTATGAATAAAAAAAAGAATGGGATTTTGGAAACAATGTAAGGAAAGTTTGATGAAGAGAGATGGAGTAAGACACAAGGGACACAGAAAGCTGAGACTGTGAAGAAAGAGAGggggttttgattttcttttttctttttttttttgaaattatttgttgttttttaattataataataaggtaaaatctaattaattaatGCTCTTAACGTGACTCGACTTAAATTATATCTAAAACGGTGAATATGCTTTTAACTATCAGACTATCATATTGGCTATGAAATGATTTGTTTttaagatataaataaaaaaaaaaaaagagagagagagaagaaggaCAACTTGATATTTAAATTCGATAATTAGAacgttttaatttatttttggagGGTAGAGTTTGATGTGATGAAGAGATCATGACGCTTGATTTTGATTGGTCTGATTTTGTAACGTGAGTGGTGAGGCCCACTAATGAAAAGTGGGGACCTCTACAACATGGGACATCACATTAAACTCATtattataaaaaaacaaaaataaaatgataagcTACTTATTTAGTCATTCGAGTTTATTAGtgtttttattttagttactcatttcaaaatttttttattttaattattatcattCGATAAGTTGTTAATTTTAGTTATTCTACCATTAAATACTTTTGGTCATCTAGTCTTTTGATTGACATAATACCAAATTTAATCACTAACACTTTGCTTTGgttctaattttaaaaataatatatttttcaaattttcaaatttataaattttagaatttggactaaattaataaaatgtgtaaacattgaggttaaatttattgatttttttagaattaagaccAAACTGATAGAATGTGAAaagtgttaaggactaaatttattattataccaatcaaaagaTTGTCACGTCAGCATTCCATCTAGTAATCATAGGCATTTAACAGTAAAGTGATTAAAATTTACCACTTATCTAATGAAATTAAGGGAGTGACTAAAATAACAAGTTTTTGAAAGGTGAAAAAACACTAATGACTAAATATATAGTTTACCTCAAAAAATGCTAGCTAAGAACTAAGAAGTCTTTTTTGGTGGTAAGGCAAATATttcatctttttttattttttttgaataatctcattataggttttaATCATatctattttgttttttttacgcAATACCTAAAATTATCTATAGCACTTCCCAActtataaataagaggataatgcactTCAGTACAGTCAAACTTACATCCTCCTATATTAACAATGATGTCCATGTAAATTAAAGTAAGACTTAAgtgtaaattattttttaaaacaaatttaaattgGAAAGGTGaccttttttcttaaaaaaaaaaaccttaaacgGTTGTGTTTTTATCAATTTATTATATATAGATGATTGGTTTTTATTAAGTTCTTTCATGAAAGCTACTATTTTGCCAATTCTTTTATATATAGTTGAATTTGAAGTTAACAATTTAAGTAAAAAGTTTACCAAATTAAGGAACTTTCTGGTACTACTTTTATAAGTCAAGCCCAATTTACATTCGTTGGATGATATGACACttgcaaaataaatatatttataaatattggtATAATTAATAAAGATGgttttgaataataaaatataaatattggaAATTATAGAAGTTtaagtatttatatttttataaaaaatataaaacaataaaatatttttaaaataatataatttattttataaaataaaaatattttcattattattctattgaatTAGTATCTGATTAATTTTTAGTACTAAATTTAATAAAGAATTTAGAGATGAATAATTTTTGTTCCCCTTCCACAGCTCCACATAGCAGACGATGTAATTGAACTTCACACACCCAAAAGTGACGTCTACCAGTTGTCGGCAATTTATCCTTAACTGGTTTCAGTCATTCCAGATTTAGTTTTTGGCCCATGCATGAAACCTTTAAGATAGATATGTATTTACTCATTGGGAGAGTAGCCCAATTTCATAGATCCAAAATGGGTTTAACAGGCCATTGGTAAAGACTTCACTTTTCTCACCCCTTCCATGAGTCTAGTTAATAGTAAGTCTCACGGTTAAAAGCCTTCATTTTTCCCCGGCAATGGTGGGCGGACTTGCACTCAAAGTAAACATTTTTATAAGTGGCAACTTACCATTGGTTATTGGAACATGGTTGGTAACTGGCAAGTCATGTTATTTGCTGCACTATGATTGGTTTTGGTTGACTGGTCTGACAAGAAACAAATAAGACATAACACTACTCATCACAGAGTTAGATTTCAAGTAAGGCGACATAATcagaaaaacaaaacaaatgtgatagattttttatttacaaaaaaaatttaaagttcaGTTTCACTTTTTAGTTGTGTTTTCAACTCATCCTGTCATCTTCAAAGTTGCTGAGTTCACACTTTAATGCACTTTGGTATTATAAAGTGGTAAGCCTTTTTAATGTCAGCCTTTTATGATCTGCTAAAGTGTTTTAACTTGTTTTGGTCAGATATAATTGTTATGCTGTAGAAAAGATTGTCGATTTTTCCCCTTTTGGATTCCTTGATTTTTTGGTTGCCTGGATTTAGGTGAAATTTCTTACTTTCTGGTTTGATTTAGTTGGATGGTGTTGCTGCTTGTTTCTTGATGGGATCAACGTTTTCTTTTTGATCCATGGTTTTGATTTTATGATGGGATTTGATGCTAAATCTGGAAAACTGCTTGAGGGATTGATTCATAATCTGAACCTGCAATTTTATATTGCAAGAACTGACctgaaattttgatgaaaactgGAAATTTTCTCATTACATTTATGGATTTGCTCTCTTTCTTCTGTTTCTATATAACTATGGATGTAGCTTTTCTTGATATATTTGCTTTCCTTGGGTCGCTGTGAAAATGGTAAAAACAGCACAGCTTTAATGGAGAACCCCGCAAGTTCAATATCTGTAGCTTTTCTACTTGTTGAGAATTGTCACTCAACTATGAAGCATATAAGCTACATATAGACTGAAATCAATGTAATTTCCTTTGTTGTTGGATGACAGGCTCCTGGACAATCTTTTGCTGAAATATTAACTTGGAAAACAGGTTCTCAAAGGGTGACAATATCTTAAAAATACAAAGGAAACATGGTGCAAAAACTAGAAGCTATCAAGGGCGGTGGAGGATCAATTAAGGTGGGGACTAAGGGAACAATCAGTTCCCTTATGACACGGGAACTGGACTCCGTTAAACCGGTACCTAAAACACCGGTGTCTTTCAGACACAAATCTCAGACAATTCCTACATCAGTTGCCTGTGGTTCTCCTAAAAGATTACAGCTAGGGAAATCTTCGTATGGAGCAAGCACCAGTGGCAATGACAACAATTACATAAGTTATAAACACCACCAAACTTTCCAGAAGACAAAAAGCTTGTCCAAAAGTACCCATCAGATTCCAATGCTTGGTTTTGAGAATATAGCTTTAGATAGAACTCCTAGCAGACAGAAAAGTGACAAAAAAGTATCTAACATTGTTGAAGTTGTGGACATAAAGTGTGGGAAATATCCTGATAGAGCATGGTCAAACCCTGTAACAAATCGACTCAAGAAGCTTGGGTTCTCTAAACTTTCCCAAAGCATTATCTAGACCTGCAACTTGTTCACATCAGATTTCAGGTTCCTATAACTGAGACCTGAAATCCCAAGTGGCCTGTTGTCTGAAATTTCCACCATGGAACATATGCTTGGTATTAGCTTGCTGcttcctctctttttcttcttctgaGTTGGTACAACAGGTCCAACATTGGAATGAGGCTTCTTTGAGCTGTCTTTGCTTCTTAATTCAAGCTGGCTGAAGTACTCAATCTCTTGCATCACCAAGGATCCTACAGTGCCTCTGGTGCCTATTTCAacaggaggatttgcaattgcaGTAGCCATTTCAACCGGAACACTTTTGGTACTAGTTCTTGATCTTTGCATGCTTTGTTTGATGGGATTAATGAAGGAGGGTTGTAAATGAGAAGGGATTGTTGTTGTTGATGTTGTGTTTAAGATGAAATCTCCTTGAGACAGGGCCATCGGTTGTTTGGACTTAAAACCTAGTATCTCCAAATGAGTTCTTTGCCTCATGTTCTTTATCTAAAAGTGAAAAAGCATTTAGATATTTGGCTTTGTTTGGAGGATTAAATGATGGGCCTCATCATTGTTTTCATGTGCTGGCGGTTAAAAACATTTAAGCTTCTAacttcttttccttttattttaatgttgtttGGTGCACAGTAGGGTCAATTATTTTTACAGATACGGTAATAAATTTGATGTAACATAAACTTACTATTTTGTTACTATCCTTTTCAAGTAaaatatttatttgaaatttggtATAGTGGAAGCAGTATATGATTAATGGTCTTGTGATAGTAGATAAGGATAATGATGTGAAGAGAGTAGGAGGAGGAAAGTAAGTGTTATGGCTTCACAGGCAAGAGTGGGAAAGGGATTAGAAGAGGATGGGCTGGTGGGCGGTGGCGGTATGGTCATTGGTCAGGTCTGGTGAGCAACTTTACTGCTTTTCATGCATGGAGGCAGTTGTGGGGGCGAgcgatttctttctttttctgctGTTTTTTTctttgtataaatatatatattggaaATAAAAAGAATTATAATGTGatactcaatttttaaatttattgaagatatttaaataattatataaatcaaCTCaactaaatttcaatttttattgtATACTATGTCATGGGTTAAGGAAATAGTTGATTGATGATGGTAAACAACAATCTATATATCTCTCTCTATATAAAAGAAATGTCCTTTTAAGGTTAGAGGACCTTCTTTCATGATTTGGCAACAAACAACAATCTATATATCTGTTTATATATGTAGTTATATAGATTATTGTTTGCTGTCATCAATATTTGTTTTAGTGACTCATGATATGTATACAATAAGAATTGGGATTTAGACAATAAGAATTGGGATTTAGTTGAGttgatttatataattatttaaatatcatttaataattttaaataagttattaAAATGTAATAATATTCGATAATATAGTGGTTATTatgtaacttttaaaattgaataatcgaaatgtaattttaaacaaaaatttatttttgtattttatcctaatattttaaagttattttgcaAGTGacttgaaattaaattttagagTTCTTTTGTAAGTAGCTTGAAAgattatattttttgtttttttaaatatttcacaTGGATTAATTGATTAGTTATAAatggttaaaatttttttaatatattttataattttagagttAAGACTAAattaatagattttgtaaatgttgagtgtcaaatttaatgaatttttaaaattagaactaaaatgataaattttataaacatTGAAGGTtatatttgttgaatttttaaaataattttaatattttctatttatttttagattttttaagattttagaattttattaaaaaaagaattaaaataatattttaaggaccaaattcctaattaaccatttaaattaaCATTAAGCTCCACATGCCAATGAACCAGCCACCAAATTCATTCACTTCAACTTCTACAGGTTATTAGTTAACGGTGGAAAAAGAACCCTCATAGGATTGGCAACGTTTCGAGTATCTGTTATTTTTCCTCGGACAGCTTCATCTTCTTCAGGCTTTTTAACAGCTACGCAGGTGAAAATGGAGGATGTAGAGTGTAGACAGGATTAGTGACTTACCTGATTCAATATTAACTCACATTCTGTCATTCCTTCCTACAAAAGAAGCTGTTGGAACCTCTATTTTATCTACCAGGTGGAGATATCTTTTTGCTTTACTTTCTAATCTCGACAGAGTCCTGTTTTTCCATAACACAAGTGTCGATAAATTTCGTCTAAAATGCCGGAAAACTGTTGATTCTAGACGCGTTTGCGGTTGGATATCTGCTGCACTTTGGCGTGGGGTTAAACATCTCCCTTGATGAGTTCACTACTTTGCCAGGTGTTCTGTTTACTTGCAGTACATTAATAACTTTGAAACTGGATATTGGTTTCCTTTCGGATGTTCCAAAGGGTGTAATTTTTTCGAATCTAAAGACCCTTCATCTCAGATCAGTCGTATTTTTTAGTGATGATTCAGTTGAAAGTCTTATCTCCAGCTGCACTAGTCTTGAAGATATGGTCATAGAGAAATGCCATATGTGGAATATAATCAACTTTAATATCTCACACCATTTGCTCAGGAGATTGACTATACTTTACTCTGAATGTGTTAGTTTCGACTTTTGGTTAATGATTGATGCCCCAAATCTAGCCTACTTTAAATACATCGACCATGTAGTAGCAAGGTATTCACTGGAGAATCTGCAAACTCTTGTCAAAGCTGATTTGGTATATTCAATAACAGTAAGGTTCATTGTTTAGAGGGATCTCTAATGTTCGCTCACTTACTCTGTCATCTTGCTCTTTGAAGGTTTGTTTTCTTGACAAATCCTTAGTTTTGTGATACTTCACAACCTAGTGTACTGACAGTACAATCTTTGTCACTATCATAGCTTCTTTTAAGCTGTGAACCGCTTCCTGTTTTTGCTACCATGATGGAACTTAAGTTAGGTGAACTTTGGTCAAGTTTTAAATGGCTTCATTGGGAAACAAGACTTGAAACTCTACCGTCAAGTTCGCCTGAGCTAGAACAACTTGACTTTGATCAGGTATTATTCTAAGTATAAGCTTTGTTTTAAGCTGCAGACCCATACTAACTCTATTTTATGTTGTGGTTTCAGAAATTTCTCAGCTCTTTGCCTGATAAAGGGAACATCCTTTCCCACCGTATGAATGGTGGGAAGCCAAGCACCGATTGAGGTTAATTTTCATTGCCAGAGACAAGTATGTATGCCCGTACACGTTTCCCAAACCAGAAAAAGTAACTTTGTGCTGCAATTCTAATCCTTGATAAATACTACCATACAATAGTAGCAATTACAATCAAAATCACATCCTAATGCAAAAATATTTAGATTTTACTTTTTAATCATGAACGTGTATTTTTATTTATAGaggtaaaaaaaatattaaaggcTGAAATGAGTAAAAAGCCCTcaaatttttctaaaaaaagtaattaagtctctactttttcttttgcattcatttgggtatttaaaattttaaaatgcatcaaaaagaccCTAAAACTTTTTCAAAACAAGGAATTaaacctttgtttttttttttactcaattgaatacttgaacttttaaaatactttaaaaaaaccctcaaactttttcaaaaataaacAACTAAGCCCATACTTTTTCTGCACTTAATAGGGTACTTGAATTGcccctaatttttttatttaaagccACCACATGTTACAACCACAGTGTGGCATGTagcaaaaaatgataaaaataaaaataaataaaattttaaaatttttaacattttaaaatttaaaaactataaaaatatttaaaatttagaaaaaatataaaatcataaaaatttataaaaattgtaaaatatataaaatatatagaaatatataaaaaatatataaaattttataaagtcagaagaaaattataaaaatgtaaagaaatacaaaattcttaaaaaattataaaattattgtattaaaagaaacattttataatttttctataactttatttatttttatttttatcattttttgtcATATGTCACGTTGTATTACAGCACGTGATggttttaactaaaaaaattgaGGGTCGTTAACTTTAACGATCAACGGCTTAAGTCGTTAACTTTAACGATCAACGACTTAAGTTAATAGTTAAAGGGTCTTTTTGAtgcaatttataatttttataaaattttacaaatttttttatactttttaatatttttattaatatttaatattttttataacttttatttatttataattttttgataCATGTCATACTAGGGTTATGACACGGGGTgactttaattaaaaaaatttagggAT from Gossypium arboreum isolate Shixiya-1 chromosome 1, ASM2569848v2, whole genome shotgun sequence harbors:
- the LOC108482890 gene encoding microtubule-associated protein TORTIFOLIA1, with translation MSNSQPAKSTKPSKALTLPPPSNPPKPSSLSSHLAMVEQKQRILTSLSKLSDRDTYQIAVEDLETIIQSISHESLPMLLNCLFDSSNDPKPAVKKESLRLLSVLCNCHGELAVSHLAKIVAHIVKRLKDADSGVKDACRDSIGALSGQYLKGENGGTVVGLFVKPLFEAMGEQNKGVQSGAATCMAKMVECASDPPLAAFHKLCPRICKLLNNQNFLAKASLLPVVASLSQVGAIALQSLEPLLQSIHECLGSTDWVTRKAASDALSALALHSSNLIADRASSTITLLEDCRFDRIKPVRDAMTEALQLWKKIAGKGDAEAADYQKASSRDGDNTQTTESSQKNGLKHPNAGGKKNDPSAKDSSNNLSPTSDSVSKGKGGSIPEKAVVILKKKAPALTDKDLNPEFFQKLESRGSGDLPVEVVVPRRYCNSSNMKGEEESEPHDPDARRRLNCLGNSQTDDFHASSNCKDHNMESGAADVRDKWPEEKINGKDLRTRAFEADGTIDVNQREQSGNRLGCSKVDGQSEGSFISNKGNWLAIQRQLLQLERQQANLMNMLQDFMGGSHHSRVTLENRVRGLERIVEDMVRDLSISSGRSSNFMPGFEGSSNRPLGKYNGFSDYSSKFNGRIPYGERFAQSDGTAPGRRGRGPSWRSEISDDWDFPAFGASRNEQIASRRDPASSGLDGRSPKSEHESDQVGGRRAWDKGPGPVRLDEGPSARSVWQASKDEATLEAIRVAGEDGGASRTGRAPELIAEAVGDDNVGPERDPIWTSWSNAMHALQVGDMDSAYAEVLSTGDDLLLIKLMDRSGPVVDQLSKELANEALHAIVQFLLEQELFDICLSWIQQLVEVVLENGPDALGISTELKKELLLNLHEAASTLDPPEDWEGVAPDQLLLQLASTWGIELQQFDK
- the LOC108480897 gene encoding uncharacterized protein LOC108480897; amino-acid sequence: MVQKLEAIKGGGGSIKVGTKGTISSLMTRELDSVKPVPKTPVSFRHKSQTIPTSVACGSPKRLQLGKSSYGASTSGNDNNYISYKHHQTFQKTKSLSKSTHQIPMLGFENIALDRTPSRQKSDKKVSNIVEVVDIKCGKYPDRAWSNPVTNRLKKLGFSKLSQSII
- the LOC108481388 gene encoding F-box protein At4g22280-like; its protein translation is MASQARVGKGLEEDGLVGGGGMVIGQSVDRISDLPDSILTHILSFLPTKEAVGTSILSTRWRYLFALLSNLDRVLFFHNTSVDKFRLKCRKTVDSRRVCGWISAALWRVLFTCSTLITLKLDIGFLSDVPKGVIFSNLKTLHLRSVVFFSDDSVESLISSCTSLEDMVIEKCHMWNIINFNISHHLLRRLTILYSECVSFDFWLMIDAPNLAYFKYIDHVVARYSLENLQTLVKADLVYSITVRFILLLSCEPLPVFATMMELKLGELWSSFKWLHWETRLETLPSSSPELEQLDFDQKFLSSLPDKGNILSHRMNGGKPSTD